From Oryzias melastigma strain HK-1 linkage group LG17, ASM292280v2, whole genome shotgun sequence:
caaacaaacatgaacatagcttgtttacaatatttttggcaacaaaGCTTTTACTGGtgtgttaaatataaaaaaggatgtacaaaattgatgttttgcaaatatttacCAACAGGAATTCAAATAAATATCCAGTAGAAAAAagctagttttttattttgtgatattaAACACCAAGTGTAtccatttttcaaattaacaaTAACATTTTGGGATTTAATGTTTACCCCCTTGTTgcttcaaacaaaacatttgaaacatttcttcaaattctttatatttatatttgttgaaGCAGATGCATGTGCCAATAATTTCATCATacaataaaaactatatttgtATGACTTATCAAAAGTAGATTATCTTGTTAGacactttctttaaatgtttaaaaatatggcATGTCGGTCTTCAAGGATATTTGAATCATTAATAAAGCACTCACTGCATCAACCACAACTTTATTTACATCACAATAATGGTGTTGCTTCCATGATTGTCATGTGTTAAGTTAATAATTTAGagcacaggtgtcgaactccagccCTAGAGAGCCGGTGTCCCACATGTTTTACAACCAAGCTGCCATAGAAGCTTCTtgttggctaaacacacctgatccaggtaatcagcagcagataaggcagggtttctgaaaaaaacagcaggacgtcggccctcgaggacttgagtttgacacccctgggttagAGGGATATTagtaaatgattttataaatgtaaaactatggCTCCCCATccgtgtgagttctcatgtgagCAGTCAAAGAACCACGTAGCTTAAAGGATTTTCTACATAGCTCACAGGAAAAGGGCCTCTCACCTGTGTGGGTTCTCATGTGAGCCGCTAAATTACTACTTTGAGTAAAACCTTTTTCACACATCTTACATGAGAAGGGCCTCTCACCAGTGTGGGTTCTCAAATGGGCAGTTAAAGAACCACTTCGATTAAAACTTTTCCCACATATTTCACAGTTAAAAGGCTTTTCACCTGTGTGACCTCTCATGTGGACAACTAACCTGGAAGACTGAGTGAAACTTTTTCCACACATTTCACAGGTAAAGGGCTTTTCACCTGTGTGTTTTCTCATGTGAACAGTCAAATCTCCCCTTTGAATATAACTTTTGCCGCACGTTTTACACGAGTAAGGCCTCTCGCCTGTGTGTATTCTCATGTGAGTTATCAAACTACCACGGCGAGTGAAAACCTTCCCACACGTCTCACAAGAATGGGACCTCTCATCTGAAGAAGTGTCCAGCTGGATGGTCACAGCATCACCTTGATCCATTCTGTTTCTACAGATTTCACAAAGGTCTAGTGTAACATCAGAGTGAATTTCATTTAGATCGGTCATTTGGGACTGACTCATGAATGATTGGGTGAAAGTGTTTCCACAAACAGAACATTCCACTGAGTTCTCCTCTGTATCCGGATGACAGTGACTCTCTAATGCTGAAGAGTTGGATAAACGCTTAAAGTGACAGTGGCTTCTAATCTGAGTGTCTGCTTCCAATACTGGACTCTCACTTGGTTTGGAGTCCATCTTTTCCTGATCATACTCGGTGACCATGAAAGCATCAGTTTCCTCCTTCAGTTCAAGCTGCTCTCCTTCTTCACTGATGCTGCTCTCCTCCTGCTCATCTTTGATCTGTGGAAGCTCTGGTTCCTCCTCATCTGGACTGGAGCTCCTCTCCTGCTTCCAGagaagctcctcatcatcagtCTCCTCCTTACAAATGTGTTTCTCTGAGAGATCTACAGGAACAAAGATTCAGGAACATCAGTAGATAACGGGACTCTGACtacaaactaactaaaaacatgaataagtGTAATTATTTAATCACAACAATCATAcgtcaatttaaacatttagacatcCACCTATTTTCAAATCCTGCAGTTTGTTCAGGATGAGACATTTTAAGCTTTCTCCAATAGCAGTggtatatttatttctataactGATGTGAGTAATACTTGAGTATAATAactacaaatattaaaattattaattgaACATTTCATTCCCAATGCTACTGCAACAGCTTTGATAATTAAATCCCAGAAACTCAACAATTACCAAAACAACTTTGACTAAAGTTCATTCAGATTTGTTCTTAGAAAAGAAGCAGTAATGAATTAAGTAAACATAAACTTCATTTCACTTCAGTTATTAGATTGATGTATAATAATTCCCAGTAATCAGAAAATTATCCACAAATACCCTATTCTCAGTAAATGGAGGATGAAGCTCACCTTCATACTGGATTACAAATATTTCATCACACTCAGATTTGATCTCCTGCTTCAGTATCAGCTCCTCTTCATCCTGGCTGCAGCAgagttcctcctcttcctctttgatATGTGGAGGCTCTGTTTCATCCTCATCTAGACTGGAGCTCctctcctcatcttcctccttaCAGCCATGCAGCTGTGAAACATCTGTGAGAAGAAATGACAGAGGAGGAAATTAGTAAAAAAGTTCGACTACTCAAAGTTGATGCTGTGGTTTAAAAACTATTACAGGCATGAAAAGATttcctgaataaaaaaacaaaaatacaaaaccaggTTTTGTTTGGATCAAATCAGTTTGGTTATTAAACTGATGCTTTAACCACCTCAATACTTCTGTGGCCTCAGAAAAGTCATCTACATCAAATGAACCTGACACCGTTTTATGTTCAACCAGCCTCAAGTCAGAGACCGACTAAAGTGGAGTGACCCCTGCGCTATGACTGATTACCGCACAGTTCCTCCTGCTCTTCTTTGATCTGAGGAGGTTCTGGACAGTTCCTCCTCTGGTTACAGAGCTGCCATTTATCCTCTTCAATCTTACGGATTTGTTGTTGTGGAACATCTGCAGACAGAAACCACAGAATGACAAAGCTCTTTACTGAAGACCCGAAAGGTAAGGTTCATGGAGGCAGACGTCTGATCCAAGTTACCCAGTAGAGTGACTGCCACTTGTTATGTGCCTCATTTGAGGTCTGATTTTGATTAAAAGatcttataaaaatgtaaatgtgataAAGCTTTAACTGGTCTCACAGACATTTAGGAAACGAGCAAAGATAATCAGGAAAGGGTGTTTTACCCttgttttataattaatttCAAGACATGAACGTACATCACATTAACATAATTCTATTGATAACTcgtccaaataaaaataaaaacaaaataagctaTTCCTCTTTCTGTAGAGCTGTTTCAGTACAATGTTTACTAACAGTCCTTGTTCTCAGTTGATGACAGCTCACATATCATTACCTTCTTTGTTACTGTTTTATGTTAATCTATGAGGCACAATTGAAGTGTATTAACTTCTTAAAGATAATCCTGATTTGAACCAAACAAATTTGGAAAGTTAAATATTATTTGAGGAtttcaatgtttacattttataaacagATGTCTACATGGACCAATATTGTTTAAATAACCCTCTATAATCCAACtcgatttaaatatttaatctgtttGTGGTGTTATTCATGAGCTTTAATTCATGATATGTCAAGAAGAAGCTATCGGAGCTTTAATAAGAAAACAGTTCcatagataaatatttttttctcatttatctcTGTTCGAAAAACAATCAGTCACATACCAATTCTTTGGAAACGTAGGCCGTGTTTACTAAAAATTTCCATCAGTCTGACacgaaaaaaaagatgttttgaaGGTAAACTGTGCAATTTTTTGCACAGCGGCAAAAGATGCTCCAGAACGGAGCTGACTGACTACAGAAAATCAAAACCGGAAGTGACACATTTAGGTAAAGGTTGAACTCTATACTGACCCCTAGCGACGTGGGTGAcataaaacatgtacaaaatattaaaataaaaactttaaatggtgtgattgtttttgataatttaacattttcatttttactataGAGGCTAAAAAGTTATTCTAAAATCggtttctataaaaatattccTCGCCATTGATTTGATATTTTGCCAacattattatttgatttattatatatgtttcatttgaatgtaaaattgtgtcattAAAGATAGACAATGGTTCATATTTAGATaatgtaatatattttaaacatgcCTGTAAGATGTTTTTTAGTTCATTCCGAAATATATAGAGAAAAGAACaatctgcataaaaatgttGGAGTCTTTCTCCATCCATCTGGCAGGCGGAGCACTTAGACATGAGGGAACAATTGACAAATATAatcttttaaaagatttatgcaggatatttattcataattttgaaTACAAATGATTGATTCTATTGGTGAAAATACTTATTAGGTAACAAAAAGGTTGTATTGCATTGACTTTTTCTCAGTAAAGCCACCAATGATTACATACAGGGATTAAATAAGTATTTGAGGCCTAATAAACCTGCTTGTACACTTCCTGACAACTTGATTGAAATGattgaaatattattttggaTTTGATGTGAAAAATAGAGCCACAGAATTTATttgatatttctttaaaaaactaatGTTAAATCAGATAACTTAAAATTTTGCctataataaatatatgtatggGGAATCTGCACATCCTCGTCACACACCTTTGTTTATGTTAAATCTAGAGGATGTGTCATGTAAAGGTTTGATgcatcattattatttattagagagttttaaagattttattgaaaaaagttttaaagtttaaaaaggatGAATTATGGCGAACTGTGTTAGAAGGtgcatgaaaatgtaaaaagagaaTTGTAGGATCACTGGGgataaatttttttcttttctgtttcttgcAACAAAGAGTGGACTCAAAATTTTGATAATTTTATCTTAAGTTCAGACAAGAGAATtatgctaagaaaaaaaatggttttgataAAATTTTAAGGAATGGCACTTGGTGTTTCGGCTATTGGGAAAATTTGTAATACTCCATTTTCCATCTCTTCAGTTGATAATATTCAATCATATGCCTGTTTAAAATTTTACCTTACTTTTTCAACTTcagttatttaattaaatatatgaGTATACTATCTACACACTTTTGCAAAGATCCCCATACAAATTTGGGACGTGTTTTGAAATCGTATTATTTTTGGCAActgaataatatatatatatatataaaaacattgacGTGTGATGTTTGtggaaaaagtttcaaaaagaaaTCCTTAATGAAACAGCATGTCATAATCCACTCTGGCGAAAAGCCGTTCGACTGTAAAACTTGTGGAAAAAGTTTCAGCCGAAGCGGAAATTAAGATCTCATACAGGTGAGAAGCCCTTTCCGTGTGAAAGGGGAAGTGGGATGTGGGAAGTGCTTCACCGATAGTTATAGTTTGACAATCCACAAGAGAATGCACACGGGTGAAAGGCCGTATTCGTGTAAAACATGCGGAAAACGGTTCAGTAGAAGTTGCAATCTCACAATAAACATGCGGACTCACAGGCGAGCGGCCTTATTCATGTGAAATGTGCGGAAAAAGCTTTACCGAATGTTATAGCTTGACCATCCACAGGAGAACCCACACGGGTGAGAGGCCATATTCGTGTAAAACATGTGGAAGGAGCTTCAACTGCAACAGCAGTTTGACCACACAAGAACCCACACAGGCGAAAAGCCTTATTTCTGTGAGATGTGGGGCAGGAGCAATTTGATCGtgcacatgagaactcacacagatGAAAAGCCGTACTCTTGCAATATACTGTATGTGACAAAAGTTTCACCAGAAGCTAAGGTTGGCTCATCCACAAACAGATACATTCGCAGGAGGAATCCTACTCTTGCAAGATCTGtgtaaaaacattcagtcaaagCTGTGGGCTGACTGTCCACTTGAGAAATCATACATGATCAGCTGTTGGAGTGTATTTTGGATGAATCGGTGCAAGAAATTTTAGAAATTAAGCTTTAAcctctctatttttttataccttttcaaaattatattattatgatttttttattaatgattttgaaatattttgtacattttaaagatcTTAAATACCACTGTTGTCTTGATAATGCTCAAGTATCAGTTTCAGAGAAGCTGTTCTACGGCAGCAGTTTCTTTGTTGctgctgaaaaacaaagaattcatgcaaacatttgtgtgtttattaaaaagGCTTTTGCACATTCATACATACAATTAAAAGTTTCTTAATTTGGCTCAACTTCTGTTGCAGTCCTCAtacttttagatgttttataTGTGTACTAAATGTatgcaaacaaaatataaatatatatttttcattttatttgtatgttatgcattatttttttattttcaactgtctTTATGTCATGTTGACTTtatgggacatttttttttttagaatttcaaCCAAACCAGactatatttttacatttcttcatCTTAATGCACATGTTTCtttccaatatatatatatatatatatatatattatgttcTAATCTCCCTAAgatcaagattaaaaaaatgttgttttaaagtggGAAATAATTGGATTCCTGGATACTAAGAAATCTCAGTCTGCCTGTATGACAATGCAGTAACATTGGTTAACCAGCAGATGATGCCAGATTAAATACATAACGGTATATTTTATAGTgggaaaatacctttttttttttaaagagtcctattttgaatatttatatatatatataaatatttatagcactaataaacaaacaaaatcattgACTTcgaaatttaagaaaaaaactttttgcatcaAGACATACCTTTGAGGCCACACTCACTTATTAAGAGGAAATACCACTCAGAATAAACTTTTTGTGACTgacaaattaatgaaaaatatatcTTCTCTTGAATCCTTTAGGTTAAAAAAACGTCTGTGAGTTTATTaattatacatataaaaatgttattaattaaaagatgaaaaaattcaaaatgttaacAAAGTCCTTTTTTTATAGATCAAAAAttaattgcttttatttaagatcatggatttaatctttttatctattaaaCAGTTGCATGTCAAGGATAAAATCACGTCTAATGCGTTGGTATGGTGATGGTAAAAATTGGAAATACATTAAAGTCtcttatttaaagtaatttctaattataaattcatgtttaagttaatttgaaCTATTTTACCAGAGAAACATTATCTTTTGGTGACTGCAATTTGATATCAAGCTCGCAAGTACTGGCTGggtatttagtttatttatttctaccTTTAAATCgcttgtttttagtttattgttcttgttttgttgttgttgtttacgtCTCCATGAGTTCATCATAGGATGAGAGCTGATTTCCCGGAACTTTGTTCCTTTGCATCATTTACAGTCAGCACTGACGGACCTCCATTGAGTCCCCCTTGTTACACATCCGCGGAATAAAAAAGTCCCTCCgtttaacaagctttattttacataaaccCTCATAAGCTTGTCAGTTTTGGACTTTTCTTAAAGAACAactgttttagttatttttaatgtcCTCAAGAACAAATTACGAcgtgtttttaatttactacGCAGATTAGATTTGGCGCGAAAACTGTGACGTGTACAGATGGagggggagggaaaaaaagtcgGGGTATTAAAGATGTGCGGAGCGGCTGGATGCAGTGACTCACTGAACACCGAcggtgagagttttgaacgcggcCATCTATTATTGATTGACGCAAGACTTCGATACGAGAAAAAGAGTCGTCTGGATAAAATTCTACCCAAAGGGTCTTGTTTTCTTTGACGGAAACTTTGGATTTTCGCAGTTTTCACGACAGTTTAGTCAAGTTTTCTCCCTGTGAATAACGGTAAGTTTAAACAGCTGGTAACAGTggatgttgtgtttgttttctatacGGGCGAAATAAGTTGTCGTAGTGTTTCTTAATTTTAACAGTATCTTCcattttattagtaaaatatactgtaattttttaaattaaattatctatttatgttttgtttttaaaaagaagcgTCGAGCATCTGTGCATGAAGTCACTGTtaaaaactttgacatttttacaattaataAGGCTGGctgttttatgtatttagaCACgaccaaaatgttcttttaaacgcaattttattgtttaaagacaacttttgaatgttttgcaCAGAATAGGTAAATTATGCATTGCAGTAATTTATCTTTAAGCTTAAAGTGTCATTAGGACAGTTATGTTTACAACCTTAAaatgataatatatatatacatatatatatatatatatatatatatatatatatatatatatatatatatataaacataaactCCAACAAGAGAAATAATTCAGCTTgcaaatgtatatttatgtgGATGTCAGCCCACATTAGCCTTTTAACTGACATATGCAGTAAAATCACCCAGGAACAGGAAATCATAGTGAGCATTAGTTCTTTGAAAGCAACCACACACTCAGCAGATGTGAGAGGTGCTCCAGATTTCATAAGCAACATTTATCTGTGATccctttaagtttatttaagatttgCACGATAAAAAGAAAGCTGAACAGATATGTTTTTTATAAGCAATTTAGCTGATAAAGACCTTATAAGATACCTCTAAAATGTTCAGTAGATTCCACTAAAAAGTTGATAAACTTTAGATAAAGTTGAAGTTGGATTGTCTTCTAGTATTTTTTTAGCATcctgaacttaaaaaataaatcaagagaGTTGTAAGAGTAACTGCAGAGAGAGGACCACAATTTCCAGGATGTTAGATGAAAGTTGTgcattgttgtcattttttttttttttttttttacatttgtcagGCAAAACCAACATAAGTTATTCAGGGTTATTCATAGCCGTCCAAAACAGAACTATGGTTCCGATTTGGTTTAGAATCGCTAAAAACTTCTCCCACTTAACCCTTGTTTTGTTCCTCCACAGGCAGCCACAATGCCACCTGTGTTATCCATGTCAGACTCCACCTATGAATATGACTTCGACACAATTCAGCCTTACTTCATGGATGAGGAAAGCTTCTACCCTCCTTCACTCTCCCAGCTCCTCCCAGGACCAGGTGAAGACATCTGGAAGAAGTTCGAGCTCCTACCAACACCTCCTTTGTCCCCCAGCCGGACACCGTCACCGTCCAACACCTCCCTGTCTGCTGCTGATCATCTGGAGGAAGTTTCTAACCTGCTAGACAAAGATTTCACAGCATCAGAAACTTTCCTCCAGTCCTTCATCATCCAGGACTGCATGTGGAGCAGCAGCTTCCCAGCAGCTGAGAAGCTAGAGAAGGTGCTGTCAGAGAAGCTGGTTTCATTAAAGgcctcctccacctgcagcacCTCTGCTGTTTCCAGCCTCACAGGTGGAGCAGCTGTTCTGAGTCAGACTGAGGTGAATCCAGAGTACCTGCGAGACCTTCACGCTGCAGCTGCACACTGCATCGACCCCTCAGTGGTGTTCCCATGCTCCACAGTGAGCGAGAAGCAGAGTGTAGTTGAAGAACAGATGGAGATGGGACCAGAGCTGTGTCTGGACTCACCCCCACTCAGCAGCAGTGACATTGAATCAGGTGAGAATGGAACTTTTACTTTGGAAATCTTGTGTACACCTTGAgaggttaaaatgaaaaattgaagtGGATTCGAGTGTTATTTAGAGAGGGACTAAGAAGATTCCTCACATTTGGACTAACAATACCTTGATGTAAAGTTTAGCAATAACCATAAATCTTTGGCATTTGTCTCAAGATAGacctaaaataatttttttaataccttCAGTTTAGAAACTTTAATGccttctattattattttaacatttcttttctgttttttccagaAGACGAAGAAGAGGAAAACGGTGAAGAGGAGATCGATGTGGTGACAGTGGAGAGGCAGAAGACACCTCGGAGGTGTGTCCTCACCCCTCTGGTCCTCAAGCGCTCTCACATCAACATCCACCAACACAACTATGCTGCCAAACAACCTGCTGTGAAGCGGCTGAAGGCGGAGAGCGCTGCACCGAGGCAGAGCCGGCGGTGCTGGAGTCCGCATTCTGATGGAGAGGACAGTGACAAGCGCATGACTCACAACGTGCTAGAGAGGCAGCGGCGAAACGAGCTCAGGATGAGCTTCCTGACTTTGAGGGATGAAGTCCCAGCAGTGGCCAACAATGACAAGGCAGCAAAGGTGGTGATCCTGAGGAAGGCAACAGAGTTCATTAAGGAGATCAGAGGAAACGAGAGGAAGCTACTAACAACAaaggaggagctgaggaagaggagccgAGAGCTGAAGCGACGACTCGAGCAGCTCAGGACTTTACATTAACCAATTGATGTAGCTGCTTtcatgtttgttcattttatagtttgtttttgtgtcagaaACGGAACTGCCTCCTGTCCTCTGGTCTGTGATCAGCCTGTTATTTATTAGCGTTCatatcttttaaatattttaagttaaacaGCTATCTTTTTGTTGCTTTCATAAACAACTGATAGGAGTAAGTATATTTAAAAGCAGAGTTTGTTCAAGTGTtagctgtgtgtttttttcagtcCAGTTAGGTTGTTTCAcatttgaaatagtttatttttataatgacCTTACTGAACtgattattttcagaaaaagctgCTCAGGAGAAAACTCATCCGATgctcaaacttcaaaataaaagcccttcCTTTGGAGGTTCTGTTAAAGTTGCAATTTGctcctgttattttttttttccttagatgAATGTTTGCTATCTGTTCTTCATTAGTCTGATCTCCAAATGTtcatataaaaacattacactAAATTCTGTTACTTTTGCTAACAATGTTTAAAGTACTATTTGTATTATTCATCAGCATCCATCTGACCggcaataaaacataaaatttcaAGCAAAAAGACTAACACTACTCTCTGAAGATATTCAAGAATGcattaagataaaaataaatctagaaGATTCAAGTAATATAAAACTATTAAGCAAATAACCTGATACAAAATTAAAGAAGAAGTTACAGACAACTAATAAATTTAAGAAAACTGTTTCAGACACAAACCTGATAACTACTAAAGCTACCAAATGATAGATTCTAATAAGCTAAAGACAGTCTAATCGAGTCTAATAATGATTGCTGGATGACTACCTTCTGTTATTGTTTATAAaattcaataataaaaaggaccaaaaaaatgtgtgattctTAGAATTAAAggtaaaatttaatttacaaaatattgaAGAATTTAAGGAGTTTGTGgcacttttttctgttattgaGCATGAAATAGccttattttagaaaaactccaaaagtcAGCAAAAGGGGAATCTCCTAGAGGAGACGAGGGATACCAGGATGGATTACATTTGAAGAAGAGCACTGACATCACAACAGGAAGaattgtttttcagtgtttacagAATAAGAGTTCATGTGACTGACAGAAGGATATCCCCACAAAACAGTTTCTTAGatgtgtattttatattaatcttAACAAAATTCACTTTTGTTTCAGTGTTCTGATGAGTCATTTCCTTTGctagaaaacagaaatacttCCAAAGCCCTGGTTGTTTTTGTGGCTTGGCAGAGATTATAGATTTTTGGATTAACAGTTGGACCACACCTTCTTCCTTTCTCCTACCAAACAACTAAAAATGTGAACCCCTGAGTCACCATCTCCACAGTCCAGACAGCTGAGTCATGCACATGGGCTGCATTGCATCCATAGAGGTCAGCAGTGACTAAACACTTTTCTATTGTCATGCTTtgatattcaaattaaattacagTTCATCTCGAGCATTGAGATCCTGCTCAATGATGACTTCCTGCTGGGAAAATATGACTGGATAAAGTTGTTTGCCCGGAAAATTGACCGATGATTTAGTCAGACTGGCTCTGTTCACTATCTCATAAATGTGAGAGAACTTTTAATGCCCTTCACGTGATTGTTGAAAGCAAACAGTTCTGATTAAAACATTCTTGACTGAAAATCTACCTGCGTTCTACCTGTGTTCTTCTCACCCATCAATGGCAAGTTTAGTTAAATACATGAGTAAAAAccctttatttcagttttatttatttatttttttgtacagcAACAATAAATCAAGAACTGCAGTTAATTTAAGGAATAATTTAGTTGTTCCTCAACCAATATTAACAACAACTTGAGAAACTGCATATGTTTGTTGTGTGCTGAAATGCAATGATGATATTCTTTTTGCTGCTGATTCAGAGCTttttgtcctcatttaaaattaagaaaaagattaagaaaacctttattagtcccacaatggggaaattgcaTTTACCCACAAACCTTCAGAATGGTTTGGTCTAAATGCTTCTATAAGAAGGTAGGAGGAGCAGTGACAGAGTCCTATTCAACTTCCTGTTGTATATTATACTTGTTTTgggacaatgttttttttgataactttttttttcgctTTAGTTGGTGTTGTATAATTTAGGATATGAATCTGCAAGTCAGAATATTGAAATACTCTAAATGTAATGGGATCAGTAGTTGATGATATAGAtgaattaatttgtatttttgtgagtGTGGGTATATTGAATGAACTAAAGGACACAGAGCTAAAGATGCTGAGGCCGTATGGGTGTGATGAGGGTTGGTGGTGGGATGG
This genomic window contains:
- the LOC112144350 gene encoding transcriptional regulator Myc-2 isoform X1, whose protein sequence is MPPVLSMSDSTYEYDFDTIQPYFMDEESFYPPSLSQLLPGPGEDIWKKFELLPTPPLSPSRTPSPSNTSLSAADHLEEVSNLLDKDFTASETFLQSFIIQDCMWSSSFPAAEKLEKVLSEKLVSLKASSTCSTSAVSSLTGGAAVLSQTEVNPEYLRDLHAAAAHCIDPSVVFPCSTVSEKQSVVEEQMEMGPELCLDSPPLSSSDIESEDEEEENGEEEIDVVTVERQKTPRRCVLTPLVLKRSHINIHQHNYAAKQPAVKRLKAESAAPRQSRRCWSPHSDGEDSDKRMTHNVLERQRRNELRMSFLTLRDEVPAVANNDKAAKVVILRKATEFIKEIRGNERKLLTTKEELRKRSRELKRRLEQLRTLH
- the LOC112144350 gene encoding transcriptional regulator Myc-2 isoform X2, with the protein product MPPVLSMSDSTYEYDFDTIQPYFMDEESFYPPSLSQLLPGPGEDIWKKFELLPTPPLSPSRTPSPSNTSLSAADHLEEVSNLLDKDFTASETFLQSFIIQDCMWSSSFPAAEKLEKVLSEKLVSLKASSTCSTSAVSSLTGGAAVLSQTEVNPEYLRDLHAAAAHCIDPSVVFPCSTVSEKQSVVEEQMEMGPELCLDSPPLSSSDIESDEEEENGEEEIDVVTVERQKTPRRCVLTPLVLKRSHINIHQHNYAAKQPAVKRLKAESAAPRQSRRCWSPHSDGEDSDKRMTHNVLERQRRNELRMSFLTLRDEVPAVANNDKAAKVVILRKATEFIKEIRGNERKLLTTKEELRKRSRELKRRLEQLRTLH